One genomic window of Monodelphis domestica isolate mMonDom1 chromosome 1, mMonDom1.pri, whole genome shotgun sequence includes the following:
- the LOC100026959 gene encoding interferon-induced protein with tetratricopeptide repeats 3-like, which produces MSEKTREALEAALRQLRCTFTWQLFKEGRDNGRSLEEKVTDSIGFLCFQSKASGYNLLAYVKCLKGEYQEALSYLKQAEELTQLEHPDQAEIRNLVTWGNYAWLYYHMGQLEDAQAYLDKVAETCRRFASPYRMDCPEMDCEEGWARLKCGKLQAERSKACFERALEDEPDNMELRVGLAISAYCEDVGRSQRRPFTELLRQTIELNPDNFYLKALLALKLQKMNDKTSGEKVMEEVLGRAQAPEVFWVAAIFYRNQGELEKAVELFKKVLDFQPANATLYHQIGCCYRSLAHQLLYKEKQGLLRYPGLPEKVTELREQALESMEKAVELKGCFLNMHTDLAAMYAMLGHSEKAEAIFQKLFRSEQLTDKERQLLYQSYGNFQDYFQGQEEDAIQYYIEGLKIQEDPTKAEKMKSRLQAIAKKQLSQDPASLQGWRLRGFLAKLNGDKELALKCYERALGSRLQHSASGIGSLFPSPSRPRPWAEAADQDRAQCPGDLPGSWASHGATSGLNGENSSE; this is translated from the exons ATGAG TGAGAAGACCCGAGAGGCCCTGGAAGCAGCTCTGAGGCAGCTGAGATGCACCTTTACGTGGCAGCTCTTTAAGGAAGGGAGGGACAACGGGAGAAGCCTGGAGGAGAAGGTCACTGATAGCATCGGGTTCCTGTGCTTCCAGTCCAAAGCTTCTGGGTACAACCTCCTGGCCTATGTGAAGTGCTTGAAAGGGGAGTACCAGGAAGCTCTGAGCTACCTCAAGCAAGCCGAAGAGCTGACCCAGCTGGAGCACCCAGACCAGGCCGAAATCCGGAACCTGGTCACGTGGGGGAACTATGCCTGGCTCTACTACCACATGGGCCAGCTGGAGGACGCACAGGCCTACCTGGACAAGGTGGCAGAGACGTGCAGGAGGTTTGCGAGCCCTTACAGGATGGACTGCCCTGAGATGGACTGTGAGGAAGGCTGGGCCAGGCTCAAGTGCGGCAAGCTGCAGGCAGAGCGCTCCAAGGCCTGCTTCGAGAGGGCTCTGGAAGATGAGCCTGACAACATGGAGCTCCGGGTGGGCTTGGCCATCTCGGCCTACTGTGAAGATGTTGGCAGGTCCCAGAGGCGTCCCTTTACTGAGCTGCTGAGGCAGACCATCGAGCTGAACCCTGACAACTTTTACCTGAAAGCTCTTCTGGCCTTGAAGCTCCAGAAGATGAACGACAAGACCAGCGGAGAAAAGGTCATGGAGGAAGTCTTGGGGAGAGCCCAGGCCCCCGAGGTGTTCTGGGTCGCTGCCATATTTTACCGGAATCAAGGTGAGCTGGAGAAAGCCGTGGAGCTGTTCAAGAAGGTCTTGGACTTCCAGCCCGCCAACGCCACTCTCTACCACCAGATCGGGTGCTGCTATCGGAGCCTGGCCCACcagctcctgtacaaggagaaaCAGGGGCTGCTGAGGTACCCTGGGCTCCCAGAGAAGGTGACTGAGCTGAGGGAGCAGGCCCTGGAGTCCATGGAAAAAGCCGTGGAGCTGAAGGGCTGCTTCCTGAACATGCACACAGACCTCGCGGCCATGTACGCGATGCTGGGCCACTCGGAGAAGGCTGAGGCCATCTTCCAGAAGCTGTTCCGCTCTGAGCAGCTCACAGACAAGGAGAGGCAGCTGCTCTACCAGAGCTACGGCAACTTCCAGGACTAtttccagggccaggaagaggATGCCATTCAGTACTACATTGAAGGTCTGAAAATACAAGAAGACCCCACCAAGgcagagaaaatgaaatccagACTGCAAGCAATAGCAAAGAAGCAGCTGTCCCAAGACCCGGCGTCCTTGCAGGGCTGGAGGCTGCGAGGGTTCTTGGCCAAGCTGAACGGAGACAAGGAGCTCGCCTTGAAGTGCTATGAGAGAGCTCTGGGCAGCCGGCTCCAGCACTCGGCCTCCGGCATTGGAagcctcttcccctctccttcccgtCCTCGTCCTTGGGCAGAGGCTGCCGACCAAGACAGAGCTCAGTGTCCAGGAGACCTCCCAGGCTCCTGGGCCAGTCATGGCGCCACTTCTGGGCTCAATGGCGAGAACAGCTCCGAGTAA